From Microbacterium croceum, a single genomic window includes:
- a CDS encoding DUF3043 domain-containing protein, which translates to MATTPVPPSTNDDAPETTAVGKGRATPTRAEQEAARRRPLVANTKEAKAAARAELNERRNRAQAGMAAGEEKYLPARDKGPQRRWVRDYVDAGWHPAEFVMAVMVLVILASLVPAQLAIAYYAYLAMMAYLLIAVGGMILLGLRVKRKVAEKFGKERMERGLGWYAAMRALQMRFMRLPKPQVKRGQYPA; encoded by the coding sequence GTGGCCACTACCCCTGTCCCCCCATCGACGAACGACGACGCCCCCGAGACGACCGCCGTCGGAAAGGGCCGTGCGACGCCGACCCGCGCGGAGCAGGAAGCGGCACGCCGCCGCCCCCTGGTCGCGAACACCAAGGAGGCGAAGGCCGCCGCACGCGCCGAGCTGAACGAGCGCCGCAACCGCGCCCAGGCCGGCATGGCCGCCGGTGAGGAGAAGTACCTTCCCGCCCGTGACAAGGGCCCCCAGCGCCGGTGGGTCCGTGACTACGTCGATGCCGGCTGGCACCCCGCGGAGTTCGTGATGGCCGTCATGGTGCTCGTCATCCTCGCCTCGCTCGTTCCCGCGCAGCTCGCGATCGCGTACTACGCCTACCTCGCGATGATGGCCTACCTGCTCATCGCGGTCGGCGGCATGATCCTGCTCGGACTGCGCGTCAAGCGCAAGGTCGCGGAGAAGTTCGGCAAGGAGCGCATGGAGCGCGGTCTCGGCTGGTACGCCGCGATGCGCGCACTCCAGATGCGCTTCATGCGCCTGCCGAAGCCGCAGGTCAAGCGCGGTCAGTACCCCGCCTGA
- a CDS encoding quinone-dependent dihydroorotate dehydrogenase: MYPLLFRAVLSRFDPEFAHHAGMAVIRVLGTPPFSWATRALTRPDPSLRVEALGLTFPSPFGVAAGFDKNAVGVRGLAALGFGHVEVGTVTAIPQEGNPKPRLFRLIADRAVINRMGFNNAGADAAARRLASLRRGAPDTVIGVNIGKSRVVDVENATADYVASATRLAPLADYLAVNVSSPNTPGLRGLQAVETLAPLLRAVRAAAGATPLLVKIAPDLPNEEITAIAELAVAEGLDGIIAHNTTISREGLLTDAATVEAAGAGGLSGAPLKERSLQVLRLVRAAVPAEFCVIAVGGVETPADVQERLDAGANLVQGYTAFLYRGPFWGREINRGLVAR; this comes from the coding sequence ATGTATCCGCTGCTCTTCCGCGCTGTCCTGTCGCGCTTCGACCCCGAGTTCGCCCATCACGCCGGCATGGCGGTGATCCGTGTGCTCGGCACGCCCCCGTTCTCGTGGGCGACGCGTGCACTCACGCGCCCGGACCCGTCGCTGCGGGTCGAGGCGCTCGGTCTGACCTTCCCGTCGCCGTTCGGCGTCGCCGCCGGTTTCGACAAGAATGCGGTCGGCGTGCGGGGGCTCGCCGCGCTCGGCTTCGGTCACGTCGAGGTCGGCACGGTCACGGCGATCCCGCAGGAGGGCAACCCGAAGCCGCGTCTGTTCCGGTTGATCGCCGACCGCGCGGTGATCAACCGCATGGGCTTCAACAACGCCGGTGCCGATGCCGCTGCCCGGCGACTGGCCTCGCTGCGTCGCGGCGCCCCCGATACCGTGATCGGCGTCAACATCGGCAAGAGCCGGGTCGTCGACGTCGAGAACGCCACCGCGGATTACGTGGCCTCCGCCACGCGTCTGGCCCCGCTCGCCGACTATCTCGCGGTCAACGTCTCATCGCCGAACACCCCGGGACTGCGCGGACTGCAGGCGGTCGAGACCCTCGCTCCGCTGTTGCGCGCCGTGCGCGCGGCCGCCGGTGCGACTCCGCTACTGGTGAAGATCGCCCCCGACCTCCCGAACGAGGAGATCACGGCGATCGCCGAGCTCGCCGTCGCCGAAGGACTGGATGGCATCATCGCGCACAACACCACCATCAGTCGCGAGGGATTGTTGACCGATGCAGCGACGGTCGAGGCCGCCGGCGCAGGCGGCCTCTCGGGTGCGCCGCTCAAGGAGCGCTCTCTGCAGGTCCTGCGCCTCGTGCGCGCCGCGGTTCCTGCCGAGTTCTGCGTGATCGCCGTCGGGGGAGTGGAGACGCCCGCCGACGTGCAGGAGCGCCTGGACGCCGGGGCGAACCTGGTGCAGGGGTACACGGCCTTCCTCTACCGCGGACCGTTCTGGGGACGCGAGATCAACCGCGGCCTCGTCGCGCGCTGA
- the nrdR gene encoding transcriptional regulator NrdR, which produces MHCPFCRHSDSRVIDSRTSDDGLSIRRRRQCPECGGRFTTTETASLNVIKRSGVMEPFSREKVISGVRKACQGRPVTEADLAILAQRVEEAVRQTGVSQLDTNEIGLAILGPLRDLDEVAFLRFASVYQAFDSLEDFESAITDLRADHAERESVDR; this is translated from the coding sequence ATGCATTGCCCTTTCTGCCGCCATTCCGACTCTCGCGTGATCGATTCGCGCACCAGCGATGACGGTCTGTCGATTCGTCGACGTCGGCAGTGCCCCGAGTGCGGGGGGCGTTTCACGACGACGGAGACGGCGAGCCTCAATGTCATCAAGCGTTCGGGCGTGATGGAGCCGTTCAGCCGAGAGAAGGTGATCTCCGGCGTCCGGAAGGCGTGTCAGGGGCGCCCCGTCACCGAGGCGGACCTGGCGATCCTGGCCCAGCGTGTCGAGGAGGCCGTGCGCCAGACCGGAGTGTCCCAGCTCGACACGAACGAGATCGGTCTCGCGATCCTTGGTCCGCTGCGCGACCTGGACGAGGTGGCCTTCCTCCGGTTCGCGAGCGTGTATCAGGCATTCGACTCCCTCGAGGACTTCGAGAGCGCCATCACCGACCTTCGCGCCGATCACGCGGAGCGGGAGTCCGTCGACCGGTAA
- the hisD gene encoding histidinol dehydrogenase — protein MRTIDLRGRELSPAGMLAAVPRAAQARAEALETAARIVEDVRERGEAALREQAEKFDRVSGHAVRVPAEHIEEALACVEPAVRAALEEAIARVRQGSAAQVPAAQTTTIGPGAQILQRWQPVSRAGVYIPGGKAPLASSVVMNVVPAQVAGVQQIALASPPQADYDGRIHPTILAAAGLLGVTEVYAIGGAGAIGALAWGVPAIGLDPVDVVSGPGNNYVASAKRAVAGVVGTDSEAGATEILIVADADADPRLIAADLISQAEHDEQASAVLVTYAPELVAAVDAELERQAASTRHSVRVGVALDGPQSAIVLVDDLSMATAFSNAYAPEHLELHVADAASVASLFTSAGAVFVGDQTPVSLGDYMAGSNHVLPTGGQARYAPGLGAYTFLRPQQVISYDREALAAVRDGVVALANAEVLPAHGEAIEARFTA, from the coding sequence GTGCGCACCATCGATCTGCGGGGGCGCGAGCTCTCGCCGGCAGGCATGCTCGCGGCGGTACCTCGCGCCGCCCAGGCGAGGGCGGAAGCTCTCGAGACCGCCGCCCGCATCGTCGAGGACGTGCGCGAGCGCGGTGAGGCCGCGTTGCGGGAACAAGCGGAGAAGTTCGACCGCGTCTCCGGTCACGCCGTGCGTGTGCCCGCCGAACACATCGAAGAGGCACTGGCTTGCGTCGAGCCCGCCGTGAGAGCGGCGCTCGAGGAGGCGATCGCCCGCGTGCGGCAGGGGTCTGCGGCGCAGGTTCCCGCGGCGCAGACCACGACGATCGGGCCGGGAGCACAGATTCTGCAGCGCTGGCAGCCGGTCTCGCGCGCCGGCGTGTACATCCCCGGCGGAAAAGCCCCGCTCGCCTCGAGCGTCGTCATGAACGTCGTGCCCGCGCAGGTGGCTGGTGTGCAGCAGATCGCGCTGGCATCGCCGCCGCAGGCGGACTACGACGGGAGGATCCACCCGACGATCCTCGCCGCCGCCGGGCTGCTCGGAGTCACCGAGGTGTACGCGATCGGGGGCGCGGGGGCCATCGGTGCTCTCGCGTGGGGCGTGCCCGCTATCGGATTGGATCCGGTGGACGTGGTCTCCGGGCCGGGGAACAACTATGTCGCCTCCGCCAAGCGCGCCGTCGCCGGCGTCGTCGGGACGGACTCCGAAGCAGGAGCGACCGAGATCTTGATCGTGGCCGATGCCGATGCCGACCCGCGTCTGATCGCGGCCGACCTGATCAGCCAGGCAGAGCACGACGAGCAGGCGTCCGCGGTGCTCGTCACGTATGCCCCGGAGCTCGTCGCCGCCGTCGATGCCGAACTGGAGCGCCAGGCAGCGTCCACGCGCCACAGTGTGCGCGTCGGGGTGGCCCTGGACGGGCCGCAGTCCGCCATCGTGCTGGTCGACGACCTGTCCATGGCGACGGCATTCAGCAACGCCTATGCTCCCGAGCACCTGGAGCTCCACGTGGCCGATGCGGCCTCCGTGGCATCGCTCTTCACGAGTGCTGGTGCGGTCTTCGTCGGTGATCAGACTCCCGTCAGCCTGGGCGACTACATGGCCGGGAGCAACCATGTCCTGCCGACGGGCGGCCAGGCCCGCTATGCCCCCGGGCTCGGCGCCTACACCTTCCTGCGTCCGCAGCAGGTCATCTCGTACGACCGCGAGGCTCTCGCCGCGGTGCGGGACGGTGTGGTCGCGCTGGCGAACGCCGAGGTGCTCCCGGCGCACGGCGAGGCGATCGAGGCTCGTTTCACGGCGTAG
- the dnaE gene encoding DNA polymerase III subunit alpha gives MASDSFVHLHVHSEYSMLDGAAKIGSMTQAAAEYGMPAIAVTDHGNTFAAFEFYKAANAAGVKPIIGLEAYVTPGTHRSDKTRVQWGSPDQKSDDVSGSGAYTHMTMWSQSTEGMHNLFRLSSLSSMEGYYFKPRMDRELLQTYSKGLIATTGCPSGEIQTRLRLGQYDAARAAAAEFQDLFGRENYFAEIMDHGLSIERRVMTDLLRLAKDLNIPLVGTNDSHYTHQHEADAHAALLCVQSGSTMDDPNRFKFDGDGYYIKTAAEMRQLFRDHPEACDNTLLIAERCEVEFNTAANYMPRFPVPDGETEDSWLIKEVEAGLHYRYPAGIPDKVRKQAEYETGIILQMGFPGYFLVVADFINWAKDNGIRVGPGRGSGAGSMVAYAMRITDLDPLEHGLIFERFLNPDRVSMPDFDVDFDDRRRGEVIDYVTEKYGSERVAQIVTYGTIKSKQALKDAGRVLGFPFSMGERLTKAMPPPVMGKDMPLDGMFDSAHPRYKEASEFRALIDTDPEAKTVFDRAIGLEGLKRQWGVHAAGVIMSSEPLLDIIPIMRREQDGQIVTQFDYPSCESLGLIKMDFLGLRNLTIISDALDNIRTNRGEELDLEHLALDDQGAYDLLGRGESLGVFQLDGGPMRSLMRLMRPDNFGDISALIALYRPGPMGANSHTNYALRKNGAQPITPIHPEFEESLADILEESYGLIIYQEQVMAIAQRVAGFSLGQADILRRAMGKKKKSELDKQFEGFQAGMRANGYSDGAVNALWEILLPFSDYAFNKAHSAAYGVVSYWTAYLKAHYPAEYMAALLTSVGDSKDKMALYLNECRRMGIKVLPPDVSESINFFAAVGDDIRFGLGAVRNVGSNVVEGIVNARKDERFTSFHHFLDKVPLHVSNKRTVESLIKAGAFDTMGDTRRALMEIHEDAVEAAVDRKRNEAQGAIGFDFDSLYDGMEEAAPAKVPARPEWIKKDKLAFEREMLGLYVSDHPLAGLEVPLAKHASISIHDLNNSEDLQDGDQVTVAGLVTSVQHRVAKASGNPYGMITVEDFNGEVTVMFMGKTYTEFQHTLQQDSILAVRGRVSRRDDGLNLHAQSAFSPDIGSFDAAGPLSLVLAEQRATERAMNELAEILRRHKGETEVVLRVHRGGVAKVFDVPMPVKVTADLFGDLKSLLGPTCLG, from the coding sequence ATGGCATCCGACTCCTTCGTCCATCTGCACGTCCACAGCGAGTACTCGATGCTGGACGGCGCGGCGAAGATCGGATCCATGACGCAGGCGGCCGCGGAGTACGGCATGCCGGCCATCGCGGTGACCGACCACGGCAACACCTTCGCCGCCTTCGAGTTCTACAAGGCCGCCAACGCGGCGGGGGTGAAGCCCATCATCGGCCTGGAGGCGTATGTCACTCCCGGCACCCACCGCAGCGACAAGACCCGGGTGCAGTGGGGCTCTCCCGACCAGAAGAGCGACGATGTCTCCGGTTCCGGTGCCTACACCCACATGACGATGTGGAGCCAGAGCACCGAGGGGATGCACAACCTCTTCCGGCTCAGCTCGTTGTCGAGCATGGAGGGGTACTACTTCAAGCCGCGCATGGACCGCGAGCTGCTCCAGACGTACTCGAAGGGGTTGATCGCGACGACCGGCTGCCCCTCCGGCGAGATCCAGACCCGCCTTCGTCTCGGTCAGTACGATGCCGCCAGAGCCGCCGCCGCCGAGTTCCAGGACCTTTTCGGCAGGGAGAACTACTTCGCCGAGATCATGGACCATGGTCTGTCGATCGAGCGACGCGTGATGACGGACCTGCTGCGTCTGGCGAAAGACCTGAACATCCCGCTCGTCGGTACCAACGATTCGCACTACACGCACCAGCACGAGGCCGACGCGCACGCCGCGCTGCTCTGCGTGCAGTCCGGTTCGACCATGGACGACCCGAACCGCTTCAAGTTCGACGGCGACGGGTACTACATCAAGACCGCCGCAGAGATGCGCCAGCTCTTCCGCGACCACCCAGAGGCCTGCGACAACACGCTGCTGATCGCGGAACGCTGCGAGGTGGAGTTCAACACGGCGGCGAACTACATGCCCCGGTTCCCTGTCCCCGACGGCGAGACCGAGGACAGCTGGCTCATCAAGGAGGTCGAAGCCGGCCTCCACTACCGGTACCCCGCCGGCATCCCCGACAAGGTGCGCAAGCAGGCAGAGTACGAGACCGGCATCATCCTGCAGATGGGCTTCCCCGGCTACTTCCTTGTGGTCGCCGACTTCATCAACTGGGCGAAGGACAACGGCATCCGTGTCGGTCCCGGCCGTGGTTCCGGCGCCGGCTCGATGGTCGCCTACGCGATGAGGATCACCGACCTCGACCCGCTCGAGCACGGCCTGATCTTCGAGCGGTTCCTCAACCCGGACCGCGTCTCGATGCCTGACTTCGACGTCGACTTCGATGACCGTCGCCGTGGCGAGGTCATCGACTACGTCACGGAGAAGTACGGCTCCGAGCGCGTCGCGCAGATCGTCACGTACGGCACCATCAAGTCCAAGCAGGCGCTGAAGGACGCCGGGCGAGTGCTCGGATTCCCCTTCAGCATGGGGGAGCGTCTCACCAAGGCGATGCCTCCGCCCGTGATGGGCAAGGACATGCCGCTCGATGGCATGTTCGACTCCGCGCACCCTCGGTACAAGGAGGCGAGCGAGTTCCGTGCGCTCATCGACACCGATCCGGAGGCGAAGACGGTGTTCGATCGCGCGATCGGCCTCGAGGGGCTGAAGCGCCAGTGGGGCGTGCACGCGGCCGGCGTCATCATGTCGTCCGAGCCGCTGCTCGACATCATCCCGATCATGCGCCGCGAGCAGGATGGCCAGATCGTCACACAGTTCGACTACCCGTCGTGCGAGTCCCTCGGCCTGATCAAGATGGACTTCCTCGGGCTGCGCAACCTGACGATCATCTCCGATGCGCTCGACAACATCCGCACGAACCGTGGTGAGGAGCTCGACCTCGAGCACCTGGCGCTGGACGATCAGGGTGCATACGACCTGCTCGGACGCGGAGAGTCCCTCGGCGTGTTCCAGCTCGACGGCGGGCCCATGCGCTCGCTCATGCGATTGATGCGACCCGACAACTTCGGTGACATCTCGGCGCTCATCGCCCTGTATCGCCCTGGCCCCATGGGCGCCAACTCGCACACGAACTATGCGCTCCGCAAGAACGGGGCGCAACCGATCACGCCGATCCACCCGGAGTTCGAGGAGTCGCTCGCCGACATCCTCGAGGAATCCTACGGTCTGATCATCTATCAGGAGCAGGTGATGGCGATCGCCCAGCGCGTCGCAGGCTTCTCGCTCGGTCAAGCAGACATCCTCCGTCGCGCGATGGGTAAGAAGAAGAAGTCGGAGCTGGACAAGCAGTTCGAGGGCTTCCAAGCGGGAATGCGCGCGAACGGCTACTCGGACGGAGCAGTGAATGCGCTCTGGGAGATCCTGCTGCCGTTCTCCGATTACGCCTTCAACAAAGCCCACTCCGCGGCCTACGGCGTGGTGTCGTATTGGACGGCCTATCTCAAGGCGCACTACCCGGCCGAGTACATGGCCGCGCTCCTCACCAGCGTCGGCGACTCCAAGGACAAGATGGCGCTGTATCTGAACGAGTGCCGCCGCATGGGCATCAAGGTGCTTCCCCCCGATGTTTCCGAGTCGATCAACTTCTTCGCGGCCGTCGGTGACGACATCCGCTTCGGACTCGGCGCCGTCCGCAACGTCGGCAGCAACGTGGTGGAGGGCATCGTCAACGCGCGGAAGGACGAGCGGTTCACGTCGTTCCACCACTTCCTCGACAAGGTTCCGCTGCACGTCTCGAACAAGCGCACAGTGGAGTCCCTCATCAAGGCCGGTGCCTTCGACACCATGGGCGACACGCGTCGTGCTCTCATGGAGATCCACGAGGACGCGGTCGAGGCGGCCGTGGACCGCAAGCGCAACGAAGCTCAAGGTGCCATCGGCTTCGATTTCGACAGCCTCTACGACGGCATGGAGGAGGCGGCTCCTGCGAAGGTCCCTGCGCGCCCCGAGTGGATCAAGAAGGACAAGCTCGCCTTCGAGCGCGAGATGCTCGGGCTCTACGTGTCGGATCATCCGCTCGCCGGTCTGGAAGTGCCGCTCGCAAAGCACGCATCGATCTCGATCCACGACCTCAACAACTCGGAAGACCTGCAGGACGGCGACCAGGTCACCGTGGCCGGACTCGTCACCAGCGTCCAGCATCGTGTCGCGAAGGCGAGTGGGAATCCGTACGGCATGATCACCGTCGAGGACTTCAACGGCGAGGTCACCGTGATGTTCATGGGCAAGACCTACACCGAGTTCCAGCACACTCTGCAGCAGGACTCGATCCTCGCGGTCCGCGGTCGCGTCTCGAGGCGCGACGACGGACTCAATCTGCACGCGCAATCGGCGTTCTCGCCGGACATCGGGTCGTTCGATGCCGCGGGTCCGCTATCGCTCGTGCTTGCCGAGCAGCGGGCGACCGAGCGGGCGATGAATGAGCTTGCAGAGATCCTCCGACGCCATAAAGGCGAGACCGAGGTGGTGCTCCGAGTGCACCGGGGAGGTGTCGCGAAGGTCTTCGACGTGCCGATGCCGGTGAAGGTCACGGCCGACCTGTTCGGCGACCTCAAGTCGCTGCTCGGGCCGACCTGCCTGGGGTGA
- a CDS encoding RNA polymerase sigma factor — protein sequence MSTDSEIIQRSLDEPGIFSEIFERHVRPVGGYIRRRVGVDAVDDVLSETFLVAFRRRSAFDARAESARPWLLGIATKLVKSHRADEARQWRAFQASSSADAVAREPQHAVADARLDADAALRRLAPRIAALSARDRDTLLLHAWGDLTYEQIAEALSIPVGTVRSRLNRVRRKLAPPGSHSAARLTWMAKEENDAAFGTSA from the coding sequence GTGAGCACAGACAGCGAGATCATTCAGCGGTCGCTCGACGAACCCGGAATCTTCTCCGAGATCTTCGAGCGGCACGTACGACCCGTCGGCGGCTACATCCGGCGACGGGTGGGAGTCGACGCTGTCGACGATGTCCTGAGCGAGACCTTCCTGGTCGCATTCCGGCGCCGTAGCGCGTTCGACGCCAGGGCAGAATCGGCCCGCCCGTGGCTGCTGGGCATCGCGACGAAGCTGGTCAAGAGTCATCGGGCCGACGAGGCTCGCCAGTGGCGGGCGTTCCAGGCATCGTCCTCGGCGGATGCCGTGGCGCGGGAACCGCAGCACGCGGTGGCGGACGCTCGTCTCGATGCGGATGCCGCCCTGCGGAGACTGGCACCGCGGATCGCGGCTCTGTCGGCTCGTGACCGCGACACCCTGCTGCTGCACGCCTGGGGAGACCTCACCTACGAGCAGATCGCCGAGGCGCTGAGCATTCCCGTGGGGACCGTCCGATCACGGCTGAACCGCGTCCGGCGCAAGCTCGCACCACCCGGATCGCACTCCGCGGCCCGATTGACCTGGATGGCGAAGGAGGAGAACGATGCTGCTTTCGGAACGAGTGCGTGA
- a CDS encoding GNAT family N-acetyltransferase: MDIEVRPATDFDDVATLVGPKKPTSNVCFCLSYRIGSKENLALKGTARADRVRGLCHEDPPPGVIAYLDGEPVGWAAVYPRSGTSFARNRLIPHVDDLDVWSLWCMRVRPGYRKQGISYALIEGAVAYAKERGAPAIEAYPVDNKGERVNLTMAYVGTRALFERAGFRKVADTGSVLDGFPRVLMRLELQGS, encoded by the coding sequence ATGGACATCGAGGTGCGCCCCGCGACCGATTTCGATGACGTCGCGACGCTCGTGGGGCCGAAGAAGCCGACGTCGAACGTGTGCTTCTGCCTGAGCTATCGCATCGGGAGCAAGGAGAATCTCGCGCTGAAGGGCACGGCGCGTGCCGATCGCGTACGGGGCCTGTGCCATGAAGATCCGCCGCCAGGAGTGATCGCCTATCTGGACGGTGAACCGGTCGGGTGGGCGGCGGTGTATCCGCGTAGCGGCACCAGCTTCGCGCGCAATCGGCTGATCCCGCACGTCGATGATCTCGACGTGTGGTCGCTGTGGTGCATGCGTGTGCGTCCGGGGTACCGCAAGCAGGGGATCTCGTACGCCCTGATCGAGGGAGCTGTCGCGTACGCGAAGGAGCGCGGCGCTCCCGCGATCGAGGCATACCCCGTCGACAACAAGGGCGAGCGGGTGAATCTGACGATGGCATATGTGGGAACGCGCGCGCTGTTCGAGAGGGCGGGATTCCGCAAGGTCGCCGATACGGGGTCCGTGCTCGACGGATTCCCCCGGGTGCTGATGCGGCTCGAACTGCAGGGATCGTGA
- a CDS encoding RluA family pseudouridine synthase — protein sequence MESRSLPVPDGLEGARVDAALAKMLGFSRTFAADVAAAGGVRLDGVTLDKSDRLRGGGWLEVEWSPKEGPKIVPIAVPELGIVYDDDDIVVVDKPTGVAAHPSLGWEGPTVVGALAAAGFRIATTGAPERQGVVHRLDVGTSGLMVVAKSEQAYTALKRAFKERTVEKIYHAVVQGHPDPLVGTIDAPIGRHPNHSWKFAVTPDGKPSVTHYETLEAFPGASLLEIHLETGRTHQIRVHMAAHRHPCVGDPLYGADPTLSARLGLSRQWLHAHKLGFAHPATGDWVQFESPYPADFHHALDILRGE from the coding sequence GTGGAATCACGGTCTCTTCCTGTGCCGGACGGACTGGAAGGCGCGCGTGTGGACGCGGCGCTGGCCAAGATGCTGGGCTTCTCCCGCACTTTCGCCGCCGACGTCGCTGCTGCGGGCGGGGTGCGGCTCGACGGCGTGACGCTCGACAAGTCCGACCGGCTGCGCGGTGGCGGCTGGCTCGAGGTCGAATGGAGCCCGAAGGAAGGGCCGAAGATCGTTCCGATCGCGGTGCCGGAGCTCGGCATCGTCTACGACGACGATGACATCGTGGTCGTGGACAAGCCGACCGGAGTGGCAGCGCATCCGTCGCTCGGGTGGGAAGGGCCCACCGTCGTCGGCGCACTCGCCGCCGCCGGCTTCCGGATCGCCACCACCGGCGCGCCGGAACGACAGGGCGTCGTGCACCGACTCGACGTCGGTACCAGCGGCCTGATGGTCGTCGCGAAGTCGGAGCAGGCGTACACGGCGCTCAAGAGGGCGTTCAAGGAGCGCACGGTCGAGAAGATCTACCACGCCGTCGTCCAGGGACATCCGGATCCGCTGGTCGGCACGATCGACGCGCCCATCGGCCGCCATCCGAACCACTCGTGGAAGTTCGCCGTGACTCCCGATGGGAAGCCGTCCGTGACTCACTACGAGACGCTGGAGGCGTTCCCTGGAGCCTCGCTGCTCGAGATCCACCTCGAGACCGGACGCACGCATCAGATCCGTGTGCACATGGCCGCGCACCGGCATCCCTGTGTGGGGGATCCGCTCTACGGTGCCGACCCGACGCTGTCGGCGCGCCTGGGGCTGAGCCGTCAGTGGCTGCACGCGCATAAGCTCGGCTTCGCGCATCCCGCCACGGGCGACTGGGTGCAGTTCGAGTCGCCGTACCCTGCGGACTTCCACCACGCTCTCGACATCCTGCGCGGCGAGTAG
- a CDS encoding signal peptidase II, producing MKYLTITHLPLQEPVPVLGDFLQLYYVRNPGAAFSLGSEVTWIFTIALSVVAAVIIWKAFGLRSRLWAVVLGCLLGGVLGNLGDRLFRDPGFPVGHVVDMISMPWMMPAIFNVADVFIVTGMISVALLVVFGLRFDGTRERDHVAVETEEEAEAAAIAHAESVRAENADASLTDGGAEPASEGSTPAAEGR from the coding sequence GTGAAGTACCTCACGATCACCCACCTGCCGCTGCAGGAGCCGGTGCCCGTGCTCGGGGACTTCCTCCAGCTGTACTACGTGCGAAACCCCGGAGCCGCGTTCTCGCTCGGATCCGAGGTCACGTGGATCTTCACCATCGCGTTGTCGGTGGTGGCGGCCGTGATCATCTGGAAGGCGTTCGGTCTGCGCTCGCGCCTGTGGGCCGTCGTGCTCGGCTGCCTGCTGGGCGGAGTGCTCGGAAACCTCGGTGATCGGCTGTTCCGCGATCCCGGTTTCCCCGTCGGCCATGTCGTCGACATGATCTCGATGCCCTGGATGATGCCGGCGATCTTCAACGTGGCCGACGTGTTTATCGTCACCGGCATGATCTCCGTAGCCCTCTTGGTGGTCTTCGGCCTGCGTTTCGACGGCACGCGCGAGCGCGATCACGTCGCCGTCGAGACCGAGGAGGAAGCCGAGGCGGCAGCGATCGCCCACGCGGAGAGCGTGCGCGCCGAGAACGCGGACGCATCGCTGACGGATGGCGGAGCCGAACCCGCCTCCGAAGGCAGCACTCCGGCCGCAGAAGGACGCTGA
- a CDS encoding DivIVA domain-containing protein produces the protein MALTPDDVVTKQFQHVRFKDGFDPDEVDDFLDEIVIEWRKALEENVELKAKLAAYESGEAPAAAPAAEAPVAEVPAPAPAAAVETPAEPTPTVSATATAGIIELAQRLHDEHVAEGEAKRNQLIADAENEVNRIRSEAEAKQREEAARLERERNTLEARITELRNFERDYRSQLRGYIEGQLRELDEKSASTDSTPVSAIGL, from the coding sequence ATGGCACTTACCCCGGATGACGTCGTCACCAAGCAGTTCCAGCACGTCCGTTTCAAGGACGGGTTCGACCCCGATGAGGTGGACGACTTCCTCGACGAGATCGTCATCGAGTGGCGCAAGGCTCTCGAAGAGAACGTCGAGCTGAAGGCCAAGCTGGCCGCATACGAGTCCGGTGAGGCTCCTGCTGCCGCTCCGGCCGCCGAGGCACCCGTCGCCGAGGTCCCCGCACCTGCTCCGGCTGCCGCGGTCGAGACCCCGGCCGAGCCGACCCCCACGGTGTCCGCTACCGCCACCGCCGGCATCATCGAGCTCGCCCAGCGCCTGCACGACGAGCACGTCGCCGAGGGTGAGGCGAAGCGCAACCAGCTGATCGCCGACGCCGAGAACGAGGTGAACCGCATCCGCAGCGAGGCCGAGGCCAAGCAGCGCGAAGAGGCCGCCCGTCTGGAGCGCGAGCGCAACACGCTCGAGGCACGCATCACCGAGCTCCGCAACTTCGAACGCGACTACCGTTCGCAGCTGCGCGGCTACATCGAGGGCCAGCTTCGCGAACTCGACGAGAAGTCGGCTTCCACGGACTCCACGCCGGTCTCCGCGATCGGACTGTAG
- a CDS encoding YggT family protein produces the protein MPLLSVVASIVHLVLLLYIFVLFARLVLDYIPLFNREWRPKGFGLVAAEAVYTVTDPPIRFFRRIIPPLRIGSLSLDFGFALTMLIVLILMNIVRLFI, from the coding sequence GTGCCACTGCTCTCCGTCGTCGCGAGCATCGTCCACCTGGTTCTGCTGCTCTACATCTTCGTGCTCTTCGCGCGCCTGGTCCTCGACTACATCCCGTTGTTCAATCGGGAATGGCGTCCCAAGGGATTCGGCCTCGTCGCCGCGGAAGCCGTCTACACGGTGACCGACCCGCCGATCCGGTTCTTCCGGCGGATCATTCCCCCTCTGCGTATCGGCTCCCTCTCGCTCGACTTCGGATTCGCGCTCACGATGCTCATCGTGCTGATTCTGATGAACATCGTCAGATTGTTCATCTGA